In Porphyromonas cangingivalis, a genomic segment contains:
- a CDS encoding 2-oxoacid:acceptor oxidoreductase subunit alpha, which translates to MNQEPMIESREEIVIRFSGDSGDGMQLTGSLFSDVSAILGNEISTFPDYPAEIRAPQGTLSGVSGFQVRIGTSGILTPGDYADVLVAMNPAALKVNALQIKKNAIVLIDQDSFAANDLQKALFTSGDPFVELGLDGVEVLSVPVTTMIKDSLKDSGLDMKGIVRCKNMFALGLICWLFGKDITPAEDMLAKKFGKKQDILRANIKALVDGYNYGANTHLSAKTYRIEANEKKALPGHYVDINGNKATALGLVAASEKSGRELFLGSYPITPATDILHELSKFKAMGVKTVQAEDEIAGICTAIGASYAGDLAVTTTSGPGLALKSEALGLAMMTELPLVIVDVMRGGPSTGLPTKSEQSDLLQALYGRNGESPIPVVAPLSPADCFDTAFMAAKIALEHMTPVIMLSDAYVANGATAWRVPEIDSYPEIKPPYADQYTGEAAWKPYFRNEETKVRYWGIPGMKGFAHRVGGLEKDNVTSVISTDPDNHQLMVNLREEKVRRIAHDLPLLEVFGDQDADNIIVGWGSTYGHLHSAMTQLRKEGRKVAFAQFKFIKPLPLNAEEVLSRFKNVIVCEQSMGQFAKYLGGELPHLNILRFNRVKGQPFKVARLVEEIGKIMDNNA; encoded by the coding sequence ATGAATCAAGAACCAATGATCGAGAGTCGTGAGGAGATCGTTATTCGATTTTCCGGTGACTCAGGTGATGGGATGCAGCTCACAGGGAGCCTTTTCTCGGATGTGTCTGCTATCCTAGGTAACGAGATTTCGACATTCCCCGACTATCCGGCAGAGATCAGAGCCCCACAGGGTACGCTCTCAGGTGTGTCAGGCTTCCAGGTGCGTATCGGTACATCGGGTATCCTAACTCCCGGTGACTATGCCGATGTCCTCGTCGCTATGAACCCCGCTGCACTCAAGGTAAACGCTTTGCAGATCAAGAAGAACGCTATCGTACTGATTGACCAAGACTCGTTTGCAGCCAATGACCTTCAAAAGGCGTTGTTTACGTCCGGCGATCCGTTCGTAGAGCTTGGCCTCGACGGTGTCGAAGTGCTCTCTGTCCCTGTCACAACCATGATCAAGGATTCGCTCAAGGATTCGGGTCTTGACATGAAGGGGATCGTGAGATGTAAGAATATGTTTGCCCTCGGGCTCATCTGCTGGCTCTTCGGTAAAGACATCACTCCTGCCGAAGATATGTTGGCGAAGAAGTTCGGCAAGAAGCAGGACATCCTCCGTGCCAATATCAAAGCTCTCGTAGATGGTTACAACTACGGTGCAAACACTCACTTGTCGGCTAAGACTTACCGTATCGAAGCCAACGAAAAGAAGGCTCTCCCCGGTCACTACGTAGATATCAATGGTAACAAGGCTACCGCTCTTGGTCTTGTCGCAGCATCTGAAAAGTCAGGTCGCGAACTCTTCCTCGGTAGTTATCCTATCACTCCTGCTACAGACATCTTGCACGAGCTCTCAAAGTTCAAAGCTATGGGTGTGAAGACTGTACAGGCCGAAGACGAGATCGCGGGTATCTGTACCGCTATCGGTGCTTCTTACGCTGGTGACCTCGCTGTCACCACTACTTCAGGTCCCGGTCTTGCACTCAAGAGCGAAGCCCTCGGTCTTGCGATGATGACCGAGCTCCCTCTCGTCATCGTAGACGTTATGCGTGGTGGTCCTTCTACAGGTCTTCCTACCAAGAGTGAACAGTCCGACCTCCTTCAGGCTCTTTACGGTCGTAACGGTGAGTCTCCTATCCCTGTTGTCGCTCCACTCAGCCCTGCTGACTGTTTTGATACAGCGTTCATGGCAGCTAAGATTGCTCTTGAGCACATGACACCTGTTATCATGCTTTCGGATGCTTATGTCGCAAACGGTGCTACTGCATGGAGAGTCCCTGAGATCGACTCTTACCCTGAGATCAAGCCTCCTTATGCAGATCAATATACAGGCGAAGCGGCTTGGAAGCCTTACTTCCGCAACGAAGAGACAAAGGTTCGTTACTGGGGTATCCCCGGCATGAAGGGATTTGCTCACAGAGTCGGTGGTCTTGAAAAGGATAATGTCACAAGTGTGATCTCTACCGATCCTGACAACCACCAGCTTATGGTCAACCTTCGTGAGGAGAAGGTGCGTCGCATCGCTCATGATCTCCCATTGCTCGAAGTCTTCGGAGACCAAGATGCAGATAATATCATCGTGGGTTGGGGTAGTACTTACGGCCACCTTCACTCAGCTATGACTCAGCTACGCAAAGAGGGCCGCAAGGTGGCATTTGCACAGTTCAAGTTCATCAAGCCACTCCCTCTCAATGCCGAAGAGGTATTGTCACGCTTCAAGAACGTCATCGTCTGTGAGCAGAGTATGGGTCAGTTCGCCAAGTATCTTGGTGGCGAGCTTCCACACCTCAATATTCTCAGATTTAACCGCGTGAAGGGACAGCCATTCAAGGTCGCACGCCTTGTTGAAGAGATTGGCAAGATCATGGATAACAACGCATAA
- a CDS encoding 2-oxoacid:ferredoxin oxidoreductase subunit beta encodes MKIDKAALEGVKYEAKNFKNDSLVKWCPGCGDHAVLASLHKAMAEVGVAPEDTVVVSGIGCSSRLPYYMNTYGFHSIHGRGAAIATGVKTANPDLGVWLITGDGDCLAIGGNHFIHALRRNIDLNIVLMNNKIYGLTKGQYSPTSPRGFVTKSSPFGTVEDPFIPAELVFGARGKFFARSLDVDMKMTQDCMISAAKHQGAAVVEVLVNCVIFNNGIHREYSDREIREERTIYLRHGEKMIYGKNKDKGIVLEGLELKAVTIGQDGYTMDDILVHDAHEPSPVLHTMLAMMQDDMPLAMGVIRDVAAPSYETAVAQQIAEVQAKSGKETLQQHLNRISTWEVK; translated from the coding sequence ATGAAAATAGATAAAGCTGCTCTCGAAGGAGTAAAGTACGAGGCAAAGAACTTTAAGAATGATTCGCTCGTCAAGTGGTGTCCCGGCTGTGGTGACCACGCTGTCTTGGCCTCTTTGCACAAAGCTATGGCTGAGGTTGGTGTCGCTCCCGAAGATACCGTCGTGGTATCAGGTATCGGTTGTTCGTCACGTCTTCCATACTACATGAACACTTACGGCTTCCACTCTATCCATGGTCGTGGTGCTGCCATCGCTACCGGCGTCAAGACAGCCAACCCCGATCTCGGCGTATGGCTCATCACCGGTGACGGTGACTGTCTCGCTATCGGTGGTAACCACTTCATCCACGCCCTAAGACGTAACATCGACCTCAATATCGTCTTGATGAACAATAAGATCTACGGTCTTACTAAGGGTCAGTACTCTCCTACATCTCCTCGTGGATTTGTGACAAAGAGTTCGCCTTTCGGTACAGTCGAAGATCCGTTCATCCCTGCCGAACTCGTATTCGGTGCACGTGGTAAGTTCTTCGCACGTTCACTCGACGTGGACATGAAGATGACTCAGGACTGTATGATCTCTGCGGCTAAGCACCAAGGTGCAGCTGTCGTCGAAGTCCTCGTCAACTGTGTGATCTTCAACAACGGCATCCACAGAGAGTACTCTGATCGTGAGATCCGCGAAGAGCGTACGATCTACCTTCGCCACGGAGAGAAGATGATTTATGGTAAGAACAAGGATAAGGGTATCGTCCTCGAAGGTCTTGAGCTCAAGGCTGTGACCATCGGTCAGGACGGATATACCATGGATGACATCTTGGTGCACGATGCACACGAGCCATCACCCGTCCTCCACACCATGCTTGCGATGATGCAGGACGATATGCCTCTTGCTATGGGGGTTATCCGTGATGTCGCAGCTCCTTCGTACGAAACAGCTGTTGCTCAGCAGATCGCAGAGGTTCAGGCAAAGAGTGGTAAGGAAACACTCCAACAGCACCTCAACCGTATCTCTACTTGGGAGGTGAAGTAA